The following proteins are encoded in a genomic region of Brachypodium distachyon strain Bd21 chromosome 1, Brachypodium_distachyon_v3.0, whole genome shotgun sequence:
- the LOC100834477 gene encoding protein MOTHER of FT and TFL1 homolog 1 — protein sequence MAVRLDPLELGKVIGEVVDRFVPTMVLSVRFGTKVLTNGCEIKPSVAVAAPAVQIGGGVGDLFTLVMIDPDAPSPSEPSMREWLHWLVVNIPGGADPSQGILLVVPYMSPRPALGIHRYVLVVFQQRAPAPAVAPGEEAPGVRAGFRTREFAKEHGLGLPVAAMYFNAQKEPASRRRRY from the exons ATGGCAGTCCGTCTGGATCCCCTTGAGCTAGGTAAGGTGATAGGTGAAGTGGTGGACAGGTTCGTGCCAACCATGGTACTGTCTGTGCGCTTCGGGACAAAGGTCCTCACAAACGGCTGCGAGATCAAGCCGTCCGTTGCCGTCGCTGCTCCCGCCGTGCAGatcggcggcggggtcggcgaTCTCTTCACCCTG GTTATGATTGATCCGGACGCTCCGAGCCCGAGCGAGCCGAGCATGAGGGAGTGGCTTCACTG GCTTGTTGTTAACATACCAGGTGGAGCAGATCCTTCTCAAGgtatactacta GTGGTGCCCTACATGAGCCCGCGCCCAGCGTTGGGCATCCACCGCTACGTGCTGGTGGTGTTTCAGCagagggcgccggcgccggcggtggcgcccgGCGAGGAAGCGCCCGGGGTGCGCGCGGGGTTCCGCACGCGGGAGTTCGCGAAGGAGCATGGATTGGGActccccgtcgccgccatgtACTTCAATGCTCAGAAGGAGCcggccagccgccgccgccgctactaG